The Bradyrhizobium sp. B097 genome contains the following window.
GCTGCGTCATCGGCGCGAGGCCACCGCCGCCGGCAACGGCGCGCGTGCCGGCGCGCTCGAACGGATTGTTGCGGCAGGCGTCGAACACCAGGATCGAGGTCCGCGCCTTCTTGTTCTGCAACCGCTCGATGATGCGGTCGGCGAGAACCGAGGCGTCGCGCACCAACTCCTCCTGCCCCTCGGTCGCGGCAGGCACGTCGGTCGGCAGCAGGAAATTCTGGCCCGCGATCTCGAAGCCGTGACCGGCATAGAAGAAGAACGCGGTGTCGCCGGGCTCCACGGCGCGGTCGAAGGCCAGCAACGTCTCGGAGAACGCCTGCCGGTTCAGATTCTCGGCCACCATGACGTTGAAGCCGAGCTGCTTCAGCGTGTCGCCCATGGTGCGGGCGTCATTGACAGCCTTCTGCAGCTTGGGGACGTTCCTGTAATCATTGTTGCCGATCACCAGGGCGACGCGCTTTTCGGCCTGGGCGGGTGCCGCCGATGCGACAAAGGCGACCGCGAACAGGGCCGCTGAAAGTCTCGAAAGCCAGCTCTTCATCCCAATTCCCGCCTGCACGACAAGTGCGCCGCTCGTGCGACCGCCGCCTAATAGTCGGATCAGCCGTTTGGCCGGTTCAAGGCCGACGCCGGATGGCCATCGTGACCGCCCCTTGGCGTCCCTCTTTGCCCCCCATGAGGCGTCCCGTCCGTCTTAGGTCAAGTTTCTTTTTACGGCCCGCGTGATAGGTTCCAGCTTCCATCCGGCGCGAGCTCTCCGCACGTCCCAAGGGCACTCCAGGGGCTTTTCCGTGTACACATGGTCCACTGAGCAAGTCGATCCCCCGGATCGCTTCGACTATTGGCGCGAGGTCCGCGCCAAGGGGTTGTTCGGCGTCACCGCAGAACTCGAACCCGAGCACCGCAGCGACTTCTTCGGCGAGTTCTCGCTGCGCCAGCTCGGCGACGCTGGGCTGGTCGAGCTGCGTGCCTCGCCCTACCGCGTCGAGCGGCGCGCCGGCGACATCGCAGACGCGCGCAGCGACAGCCTGTGCATCTACCAGCAGCTCGGCGGTGGCGGCTGGTTCGGCGGCGCGCGGCTCGATGAATTCGCGGTGCGCGACGGCATGTTCGCGACCAGCTATTCGGACCTGCCCTATCGCACCGTCCCGCTGCACGATGACGGCTTCCACCTGCGCATCATCAAGATCCCGGTGACCAACATCGTCCCGCCGGGTGCGGAGCTCGGCGAACTGGTCCCGAGGCCCATGCAGGATGAGACCGCGCTGCGGCCATTGCTGGAATCCTGCTTCCGCGACCTCATCGAAGGCCATGACGCCACCGCGGCGGATGCGGCCCCGATGGTGCAGGCGCTCGCCCATATCGCGCTGATCGAGCGCGGCATCATGCGGCCAAAGAGCCGGCTCGCGCAGCAGGCCCTGCGAAGCGCCCATCTGTCGCTGGCCCGCCGCCTGATCCGGCGGCATCTCTCGAACGCGGCGCTGACGCCAAGCCTGATCGCCGGCCTGCTCGGCATCTCGGTGCGTCACCTGCACATCCTGTTCGAGGCGACCGAGATGAGCTTCTCGGAGACCGTTACCGCGCTTCGGCTCGCGCAAAGCCGCCGCCTGCTCCGCGAGCAGTCCGGGCAGACGATCGCCGAGGTCGCGTTTGCCTGCGGCTTCGAGAGTCTCGCGACGTTCTACCGCCTCTTCAATGCATCCGAATCGATGACCCCAGGCGATTACCGGGCACGGGTGGCCTGACCGTCGATCCGGACCGGCCGCGACACCGGGCACTTGCGGGTTGCTAAAGCGCCGTGATGCCCGTAATCGGGATTCCCTGCGTCACGCGCCGTCCCTCGTCCCCGGAATCCTGATGTCGAAGAAGATGATCAAGCCTGGACCTGACCTGCTGGCGCAGGTCAATCAGGCTTTTCTCGACTACGGCTATAGCGGGCTGTCGATGGTCGGGCTGGCCAAGGTCTGCGGCTTCACGCAGCGCGCGCTGTATTACTACTTCAGCAACAAGGAAGAGGCGTTTCGCGCCGTCATCGCCTGGCGCCACGTCGAGGACGTGGCACTCGCGCTGGAGGCCGGCCGCACCGTGCGGGCGAAGGGCGGCGGCGCGCTGGATATTTTCGCGACGATTCTCGACGTCCGCTACGGCGAGACGCGGCGCCGCCTCACCCATTCGCCGCACACCGTCGAGCTCAATGCCGAGGCCTTCAAGCGCTGCCGCGATTTGATGATCAAATCCGCCGTCTCATTCCAGGCCGATCTGGAAAGACTGGTGATCGACTTGCAGGCCGCACGGCTCCTGAAGCTGAACGGCGAGTTCAAACCGGCGCAGATCGCGCAGGCCCTTGCGGACGGCGCACGTGCCGTCAACCAGGCGCTGCCGCCGATCGCCCGTGACGACTTCTCGGCCCGCTACCGCCAGATGTGCGCGATGGTGCTCTACGGCTGCGCCGTGATGCCGAAGCGGAAGTAGTCCGCAACGACGGCCCGCGCGCGCCGCGG
Protein-coding sequences here:
- a CDS encoding helix-turn-helix domain-containing protein — its product is MSKKMIKPGPDLLAQVNQAFLDYGYSGLSMVGLAKVCGFTQRALYYYFSNKEEAFRAVIAWRHVEDVALALEAGRTVRAKGGGALDIFATILDVRYGETRRRLTHSPHTVELNAEAFKRCRDLMIKSAVSFQADLERLVIDLQAARLLKLNGEFKPAQIAQALADGARAVNQALPPIARDDFSARYRQMCAMVLYGCAVMPKRK
- a CDS encoding helix-turn-helix domain-containing protein, whose product is MYTWSTEQVDPPDRFDYWREVRAKGLFGVTAELEPEHRSDFFGEFSLRQLGDAGLVELRASPYRVERRAGDIADARSDSLCIYQQLGGGGWFGGARLDEFAVRDGMFATSYSDLPYRTVPLHDDGFHLRIIKIPVTNIVPPGAELGELVPRPMQDETALRPLLESCFRDLIEGHDATAADAAPMVQALAHIALIERGIMRPKSRLAQQALRSAHLSLARRLIRRHLSNAALTPSLIAGLLGISVRHLHILFEATEMSFSETVTALRLAQSRRLLREQSGQTIAEVAFACGFESLATFYRLFNASESMTPGDYRARVA